One Anolis carolinensis isolate JA03-04 chromosome 5, rAnoCar3.1.pri, whole genome shotgun sequence DNA segment encodes these proteins:
- the asb15 gene encoding ankyrin repeat and SOCS box protein 15 isoform X4, with translation MEESEDSEEDHLTDYAIQFSIQESLESQRHQQTSLPSHETRFVPVSDQNRKLVTAVREGQVYDLQTYVKCKYALDEADERGWFPIHEAAAQPIQQILEVILDGGDVHAMADDGSSILFEAAGGGNPDCIALLLEYGGSGNLPNKAGHLPIHRAAYEGHYLALKYLIPVTSKTAIQKSGQSPMHSAAEGQNPQCLELLIENDFDVNTVLAEHISQSYDDERKTALYFAVSNNDILSIEILLQAGADPNKDPLNCLLVAVRAGNHEIVRLLLYYGANVNCYFNLVNDTHFPSAIQYALNDEVMLRMLLNHGYKVELCFDCMHGDIFGNSFVWSTQEEDILPGWTSCVVKDNPELHSPSCSTGSCSRLLPPNATCVLICWADHTIFKIKFYNFGSLFCDFITVPWMKHLVGRIVRIFIDYMDYVPLCTKLKFVLESQKEWEEIQQILENPRPLKHLCRLKIRKYMGLESTQKALSMKKLPLPPVLKAYILYKEYDLYGREMHLA, from the exons ATGGAAGAGAGTGAAGATTCTGAAGAAGACCACCTCACTGACTATGCCATTCAGTTTAGCATCCAAGAGTCTCTTGAAAGTCAAAGACATCAACAAACGTCCTTGCCCAGTCATGAAACAAG GTTTGTTCCAGTCAGCGATCAAAACAGGAAACTTGTAACTGCCGTAAGAGAAG GTCAAGTGTATGATCTTCAAACATATGTGAAATGCAAATATGCTTTGGATGAAGCTGATGAGAGAGGTTGGTTTcctatacatgaagccgctgccCAGCCAATTCAGCAAATACTTGAAGTAATATTAGATG GTGGTGATGTGCATGCTATGGCTGACGATGGATCATCAATACTCTTTGAAGCAGCTGGAGGTGGAAATCCAGATTGTATAGCTTTGTTGTTGGAATATGGAGGAAGTGGCAATTTGCCTAATAAAGCAGGGCACCTTCCTATACATAGAGCAGCATATGAAGGGCATTATCT GGCCTTAAAATACCTCATTCCAGTTACCTCCAAAACAGCCATCCAGAAAAGCGGTCAGAGTCCCATGCactcagctgcagaaggccaaaACCCTCAGTGCCTAGAACTTCTAATTGAAAATGATTTTGATGTCAATACTGTGCTGGCAGAACACATTTCACAAAGTTATGACGACGAAAGGAAAACAGCACTTTATTTCGCCGTTTCCAACAATGACATTCTCTCAATTGAAATACTTCTGCAGGCAGGTGCAGACCCAAATAAAGACCCTCTGAACTGCCTTCTGGTAGCAGTCAGAGCTGGGAACCATGAAATTGTACGGTTGCTTCTCTATTATGGTGCAAATGTCAACTGCTACTTCAACCTTGTGAATGACACCCATTTCCCCAGTGCCATTCAGTATGCTTTGAATGATGAGGTAATGCTAAGGATGTTGCTCAACCATGGATACAAGGTGGAGCTATGCTTTGACTGCATGCATGGGGACATCTTTGGGAATTCTTTTGTGTGGTCAACGCAAGAGGAAGATATATTACCAGGGTGGACATCCTGTGTTGTTAAAGATAATCCA GAGCTGCATAGTCCCTCCTGCAGTACGGGCAGTTGCTCCAGATTGTTGCCTCCAAATGCCACTTGTGTCCTGATTTGCTGGGCAGACCATaccattttcaaaataaaattctaTAATTTTGGTTCATTG TTCTGTGACTTTATTACTGTTCCTTGGATGAAACATTTAGTTGGACGCATTGTTCGGATATTCATAGATTATATGGATTATGTTCCCCTTTGCACAAAACTCAAGTTTGTCTTGGAGTCACAAAAAGAATGGGAAGAGATTCAGCAAATATTAG aGAATCCTCGTCCCCTAAAGCATTTGTGCCGCTTGAAAATACGGAAATACATGGGATTAGAGAGTACACAGAAGGCATTATCCATGAAGAAGCTTCCACTTCCACCAGTTCTTAAAGCATACATCTTATACAAAGAGTACGATCTTTATGGAAGAGAGATGCATTTGGCGTGA
- the asb15 gene encoding ankyrin repeat and SOCS box protein 15 isoform X1, with translation MEESEDSEEDHLTDYAIQFSIQESLESQRHQQTSLPSHETRFVPVSDQNRKLVTAVREGQVYDLQTYVKCKYALDEADERGWFPIHEAAAQPIQQILEVILDASYKSMWEYKTCDGETPLTLAAKSGHVANVKTLLDKGVWPNTTNRKGETPLLIAVRQGSHEMASALIEHNCIVNQPCVKRWSAIHEAAKQGRNDIVALLLKNGANVHLRDGYGVTPLGVAAEFGHCDVLEHLIHKGGDVHAMADDGSSILFEAAGGGNPDCIALLLEYGGSGNLPNKAGHLPIHRAAYEGHYLALKYLIPVTSKTAIQKSGQSPMHSAAEGQNPQCLELLIENDFDVNTVLAEHISQSYDDERKTALYFAVSNNDILSIEILLQAGADPNKDPLNCLLVAVRAGNHEIVRLLLYYGANVNCYFNLVNDTHFPSAIQYALNDEVMLRMLLNHGYKVELCFDCMHGDIFGNSFVWSTQEEDILPGWTSCVVKDNPELHSPSCSTGSCSRLLPPNATCVLICWADHTIFKIKFYNFGSLFCDFITVPWMKHLVGRIVRIFIDYMDYVPLCTKLKFVLESQKEWEEIQQILENPRPLKHLCRLKIRKYMGLESTQKALSMKKLPLPPVLKAYILYKEYDLYGREMHLA, from the exons ATGGAAGAGAGTGAAGATTCTGAAGAAGACCACCTCACTGACTATGCCATTCAGTTTAGCATCCAAGAGTCTCTTGAAAGTCAAAGACATCAACAAACGTCCTTGCCCAGTCATGAAACAAG GTTTGTTCCAGTCAGCGATCAAAACAGGAAACTTGTAACTGCCGTAAGAGAAG GTCAAGTGTATGATCTTCAAACATATGTGAAATGCAAATATGCTTTGGATGAAGCTGATGAGAGAGGTTGGTTTcctatacatgaagccgctgccCAGCCAATTCAGCAAATACTTGAAGTAATATTAGATG CTTCTTATAAATCAATGTGGGAATATAAAACGTGTGATGGAGAGACACCCTTAACATTAGCAGCCAAGTCTGGCCATGTGGCCAATGTCAAGACATTATTGGACAAGGGGGTCTGGCCCAATACTACTAACAGAAAAGGAGAAACACCTCTTCTGATTG CAGTGAGACAAGGCTCTCATGAAATGGCTTCTGCTCTGATCGAACACAACTGCATAGTCAACCAGCCATGTGTAAAACGTTGGTCAGCAATACATGAAGCTGCAAAACAGGGTCGAAATGATATTGTTGCTCTTCTTCTGAAGAATGGTGCCAACGTTCACTTGAGAGATGGATACGGAGTAACTCCATTAGGAGTGGCAGCTGAATTCGGTCACTGTGATGTGCTAGAGCATTTAATTCACAAAG GTGGTGATGTGCATGCTATGGCTGACGATGGATCATCAATACTCTTTGAAGCAGCTGGAGGTGGAAATCCAGATTGTATAGCTTTGTTGTTGGAATATGGAGGAAGTGGCAATTTGCCTAATAAAGCAGGGCACCTTCCTATACATAGAGCAGCATATGAAGGGCATTATCT GGCCTTAAAATACCTCATTCCAGTTACCTCCAAAACAGCCATCCAGAAAAGCGGTCAGAGTCCCATGCactcagctgcagaaggccaaaACCCTCAGTGCCTAGAACTTCTAATTGAAAATGATTTTGATGTCAATACTGTGCTGGCAGAACACATTTCACAAAGTTATGACGACGAAAGGAAAACAGCACTTTATTTCGCCGTTTCCAACAATGACATTCTCTCAATTGAAATACTTCTGCAGGCAGGTGCAGACCCAAATAAAGACCCTCTGAACTGCCTTCTGGTAGCAGTCAGAGCTGGGAACCATGAAATTGTACGGTTGCTTCTCTATTATGGTGCAAATGTCAACTGCTACTTCAACCTTGTGAATGACACCCATTTCCCCAGTGCCATTCAGTATGCTTTGAATGATGAGGTAATGCTAAGGATGTTGCTCAACCATGGATACAAGGTGGAGCTATGCTTTGACTGCATGCATGGGGACATCTTTGGGAATTCTTTTGTGTGGTCAACGCAAGAGGAAGATATATTACCAGGGTGGACATCCTGTGTTGTTAAAGATAATCCA GAGCTGCATAGTCCCTCCTGCAGTACGGGCAGTTGCTCCAGATTGTTGCCTCCAAATGCCACTTGTGTCCTGATTTGCTGGGCAGACCATaccattttcaaaataaaattctaTAATTTTGGTTCATTG TTCTGTGACTTTATTACTGTTCCTTGGATGAAACATTTAGTTGGACGCATTGTTCGGATATTCATAGATTATATGGATTATGTTCCCCTTTGCACAAAACTCAAGTTTGTCTTGGAGTCACAAAAAGAATGGGAAGAGATTCAGCAAATATTAG aGAATCCTCGTCCCCTAAAGCATTTGTGCCGCTTGAAAATACGGAAATACATGGGATTAGAGAGTACACAGAAGGCATTATCCATGAAGAAGCTTCCACTTCCACCAGTTCTTAAAGCATACATCTTATACAAAGAGTACGATCTTTATGGAAGAGAGATGCATTTGGCGTGA
- the asb15 gene encoding ankyrin repeat and SOCS box protein 15 isoform X2, translating to MEESEDSEEDHLTDYAIQFSIQESLESQRHQQTSLPSHETRFVPVSDQNRKLVTAVREGQVYDLQTYVKCKYALDEADERGWFPIHEAAAQPIQQILEVILDASYKSMWEYKTCDGETPLTLAAKSGHVANVKTLLDKGVWPNTTNRKGETPLLIAVRQGSHEMASALIEHNCIVNQPCVKRWSAIHEAAKQGRNDIVALLLKNGANVHLRDGYGVTPLGVAAEFGHCDVLEHLIHKGGDVHAMADDGSSILFEAAGGGNPDCIALLLEYGGSGNLPNKAGHLPIHRAAYEGHYLALKYLIPVTSKTAIQKSGQSPMHSAAEGQNPQCLELLIENDFDVNTVLAEHISQSYDDERKTALYFAVSNNDILSIEILLQAGADPNKDPLNCLLVAVRAGNHEIVRLLLYYGANVNCYFNLVNDTHFPSAIQYALNDEVMLRMLLNHGYKVELCFDCMHGDIFGNSFVWSTQEEDILPGWTSCVVKDNPFCDFITVPWMKHLVGRIVRIFIDYMDYVPLCTKLKFVLESQKEWEEIQQILENPRPLKHLCRLKIRKYMGLESTQKALSMKKLPLPPVLKAYILYKEYDLYGREMHLA from the exons ATGGAAGAGAGTGAAGATTCTGAAGAAGACCACCTCACTGACTATGCCATTCAGTTTAGCATCCAAGAGTCTCTTGAAAGTCAAAGACATCAACAAACGTCCTTGCCCAGTCATGAAACAAG GTTTGTTCCAGTCAGCGATCAAAACAGGAAACTTGTAACTGCCGTAAGAGAAG GTCAAGTGTATGATCTTCAAACATATGTGAAATGCAAATATGCTTTGGATGAAGCTGATGAGAGAGGTTGGTTTcctatacatgaagccgctgccCAGCCAATTCAGCAAATACTTGAAGTAATATTAGATG CTTCTTATAAATCAATGTGGGAATATAAAACGTGTGATGGAGAGACACCCTTAACATTAGCAGCCAAGTCTGGCCATGTGGCCAATGTCAAGACATTATTGGACAAGGGGGTCTGGCCCAATACTACTAACAGAAAAGGAGAAACACCTCTTCTGATTG CAGTGAGACAAGGCTCTCATGAAATGGCTTCTGCTCTGATCGAACACAACTGCATAGTCAACCAGCCATGTGTAAAACGTTGGTCAGCAATACATGAAGCTGCAAAACAGGGTCGAAATGATATTGTTGCTCTTCTTCTGAAGAATGGTGCCAACGTTCACTTGAGAGATGGATACGGAGTAACTCCATTAGGAGTGGCAGCTGAATTCGGTCACTGTGATGTGCTAGAGCATTTAATTCACAAAG GTGGTGATGTGCATGCTATGGCTGACGATGGATCATCAATACTCTTTGAAGCAGCTGGAGGTGGAAATCCAGATTGTATAGCTTTGTTGTTGGAATATGGAGGAAGTGGCAATTTGCCTAATAAAGCAGGGCACCTTCCTATACATAGAGCAGCATATGAAGGGCATTATCT GGCCTTAAAATACCTCATTCCAGTTACCTCCAAAACAGCCATCCAGAAAAGCGGTCAGAGTCCCATGCactcagctgcagaaggccaaaACCCTCAGTGCCTAGAACTTCTAATTGAAAATGATTTTGATGTCAATACTGTGCTGGCAGAACACATTTCACAAAGTTATGACGACGAAAGGAAAACAGCACTTTATTTCGCCGTTTCCAACAATGACATTCTCTCAATTGAAATACTTCTGCAGGCAGGTGCAGACCCAAATAAAGACCCTCTGAACTGCCTTCTGGTAGCAGTCAGAGCTGGGAACCATGAAATTGTACGGTTGCTTCTCTATTATGGTGCAAATGTCAACTGCTACTTCAACCTTGTGAATGACACCCATTTCCCCAGTGCCATTCAGTATGCTTTGAATGATGAGGTAATGCTAAGGATGTTGCTCAACCATGGATACAAGGTGGAGCTATGCTTTGACTGCATGCATGGGGACATCTTTGGGAATTCTTTTGTGTGGTCAACGCAAGAGGAAGATATATTACCAGGGTGGACATCCTGTGTTGTTAAAGATAATCCA TTCTGTGACTTTATTACTGTTCCTTGGATGAAACATTTAGTTGGACGCATTGTTCGGATATTCATAGATTATATGGATTATGTTCCCCTTTGCACAAAACTCAAGTTTGTCTTGGAGTCACAAAAAGAATGGGAAGAGATTCAGCAAATATTAG aGAATCCTCGTCCCCTAAAGCATTTGTGCCGCTTGAAAATACGGAAATACATGGGATTAGAGAGTACACAGAAGGCATTATCCATGAAGAAGCTTCCACTTCCACCAGTTCTTAAAGCATACATCTTATACAAAGAGTACGATCTTTATGGAAGAGAGATGCATTTGGCGTGA
- the ndufa5 gene encoding NADH dehydrogenase [ubiquinone] 1 alpha subcomplex subunit 5: MAGLLKKTTGLVGLAVCETPHDRLRILYTKILAALDTIPREAAYRKYTEKIVNERFDMVKAEPNVETLENKINCGQIEEVILQAESELTLARKMAQWRPWEPLIEEPPADQWKWPI, translated from the exons ATGGCTGGGCTCCTAAAGAAG ACCACTGGACTTGTGGGACTAGCTGTTTGTGAAACTCCTCATGAT CGTCTCAGGATACTCTACACAAAAATTCTTGCTGCTCTGGACACAATCCCCAGAGAAGCAGCATATAGGAAATATACAGAGAAAATTGTGAATGAGCGGTTCGATATGGTGAAAGCA GAGCCGAATGTGGAAACATTGGAAAACAAAATCAACTGTGGGCAGATAGAAGAAGTGATTTTGCAG GCTGAAAGTGAACTCACTTTAGCCAGGAAGATGGCACAGTGGCGACCATGGGAGCCTTTGATTGAAGAGCCTCCAGCGGATCAGTGGAAATGGCCAATATAG
- the asb15 gene encoding ankyrin repeat and SOCS box protein 15 isoform X3, with translation MEESEDSEEDHLTDYAIQFSIQESLESQRHQQTSLPSHETRFVPVSDQNRKLVTAVREGQVYDLQTYVKCKYALDEADERGWFPIHEAAAQPIQQILEVILDAVRQGSHEMASALIEHNCIVNQPCVKRWSAIHEAAKQGRNDIVALLLKNGANVHLRDGYGVTPLGVAAEFGHCDVLEHLIHKGGDVHAMADDGSSILFEAAGGGNPDCIALLLEYGGSGNLPNKAGHLPIHRAAYEGHYLALKYLIPVTSKTAIQKSGQSPMHSAAEGQNPQCLELLIENDFDVNTVLAEHISQSYDDERKTALYFAVSNNDILSIEILLQAGADPNKDPLNCLLVAVRAGNHEIVRLLLYYGANVNCYFNLVNDTHFPSAIQYALNDEVMLRMLLNHGYKVELCFDCMHGDIFGNSFVWSTQEEDILPGWTSCVVKDNPELHSPSCSTGSCSRLLPPNATCVLICWADHTIFKIKFYNFGSLFCDFITVPWMKHLVGRIVRIFIDYMDYVPLCTKLKFVLESQKEWEEIQQILENPRPLKHLCRLKIRKYMGLESTQKALSMKKLPLPPVLKAYILYKEYDLYGREMHLA, from the exons ATGGAAGAGAGTGAAGATTCTGAAGAAGACCACCTCACTGACTATGCCATTCAGTTTAGCATCCAAGAGTCTCTTGAAAGTCAAAGACATCAACAAACGTCCTTGCCCAGTCATGAAACAAG GTTTGTTCCAGTCAGCGATCAAAACAGGAAACTTGTAACTGCCGTAAGAGAAG GTCAAGTGTATGATCTTCAAACATATGTGAAATGCAAATATGCTTTGGATGAAGCTGATGAGAGAGGTTGGTTTcctatacatgaagccgctgccCAGCCAATTCAGCAAATACTTGAAGTAATATTAGATG CAGTGAGACAAGGCTCTCATGAAATGGCTTCTGCTCTGATCGAACACAACTGCATAGTCAACCAGCCATGTGTAAAACGTTGGTCAGCAATACATGAAGCTGCAAAACAGGGTCGAAATGATATTGTTGCTCTTCTTCTGAAGAATGGTGCCAACGTTCACTTGAGAGATGGATACGGAGTAACTCCATTAGGAGTGGCAGCTGAATTCGGTCACTGTGATGTGCTAGAGCATTTAATTCACAAAG GTGGTGATGTGCATGCTATGGCTGACGATGGATCATCAATACTCTTTGAAGCAGCTGGAGGTGGAAATCCAGATTGTATAGCTTTGTTGTTGGAATATGGAGGAAGTGGCAATTTGCCTAATAAAGCAGGGCACCTTCCTATACATAGAGCAGCATATGAAGGGCATTATCT GGCCTTAAAATACCTCATTCCAGTTACCTCCAAAACAGCCATCCAGAAAAGCGGTCAGAGTCCCATGCactcagctgcagaaggccaaaACCCTCAGTGCCTAGAACTTCTAATTGAAAATGATTTTGATGTCAATACTGTGCTGGCAGAACACATTTCACAAAGTTATGACGACGAAAGGAAAACAGCACTTTATTTCGCCGTTTCCAACAATGACATTCTCTCAATTGAAATACTTCTGCAGGCAGGTGCAGACCCAAATAAAGACCCTCTGAACTGCCTTCTGGTAGCAGTCAGAGCTGGGAACCATGAAATTGTACGGTTGCTTCTCTATTATGGTGCAAATGTCAACTGCTACTTCAACCTTGTGAATGACACCCATTTCCCCAGTGCCATTCAGTATGCTTTGAATGATGAGGTAATGCTAAGGATGTTGCTCAACCATGGATACAAGGTGGAGCTATGCTTTGACTGCATGCATGGGGACATCTTTGGGAATTCTTTTGTGTGGTCAACGCAAGAGGAAGATATATTACCAGGGTGGACATCCTGTGTTGTTAAAGATAATCCA GAGCTGCATAGTCCCTCCTGCAGTACGGGCAGTTGCTCCAGATTGTTGCCTCCAAATGCCACTTGTGTCCTGATTTGCTGGGCAGACCATaccattttcaaaataaaattctaTAATTTTGGTTCATTG TTCTGTGACTTTATTACTGTTCCTTGGATGAAACATTTAGTTGGACGCATTGTTCGGATATTCATAGATTATATGGATTATGTTCCCCTTTGCACAAAACTCAAGTTTGTCTTGGAGTCACAAAAAGAATGGGAAGAGATTCAGCAAATATTAG aGAATCCTCGTCCCCTAAAGCATTTGTGCCGCTTGAAAATACGGAAATACATGGGATTAGAGAGTACACAGAAGGCATTATCCATGAAGAAGCTTCCACTTCCACCAGTTCTTAAAGCATACATCTTATACAAAGAGTACGATCTTTATGGAAGAGAGATGCATTTGGCGTGA